A single window of Gossypium hirsutum isolate 1008001.06 chromosome A10, Gossypium_hirsutum_v2.1, whole genome shotgun sequence DNA harbors:
- the LOC107944087 gene encoding auxin response factor 18: MITVMDSRKEVVKNSEKCLDPQLWHACAGGMVQMPSVNSKVFYFPQGHAEHANGNVDFGNLPIPSLVLCRVSAVRFMADPETDEVYAKIMLIPLRENSFGVEDDGFDGNVGVENPEKSASFAKTLTQSDANNGGGFSVPRYCAETIFPRLDYNAEPPVQTILAKDVHGEVWKFRHIYRGTPRRHLLTTGWSNFVNHKKLVAGDSIVFLRADNGDLCVGIRRAKRGLGGGHEFPGWNSVSGTSGSQVGSYSPFLTEGESKLMRKDCNGDPRGRIRADSVIEAASHAASGQPFEVVYYPRTSTPEFCVKASSVRAAMQIQWYPGMRFKMPFETEDSSRISWFMGTISTAQVVDPIRWPNSPWRLLQVAWDEPDLLHNVKRVSPWLVELVTNIPAINLNPFSPPRKKMRLPQHPDISFLNQIPMPSFSRNSFRSSSPMRCITDNIPGGIQGARHEPFGLSSSDLRSNKLHSGLFPSGFHQLDRTAPPTRLSGNNFCSDNANNTNISSLLTIGNPTQSLKQSNDSKTPHIVLFGQLIFCEQRASQSCSGDTVGNSSSDGNTEKTAISSDGTGSVLHQNVRENSSDEGFPWCKEDQKTDLGLETGHCKVFMESENVGRTLDLSVLGSYEELYGKLANMFGIESSEMLSSVLYRDAAGSVKHTGDEPFSEFMKTARRLTILMDSSSDNLER, translated from the exons ATGATAACAGTCATGGATTCTAGGAAAGAAGTTGtgaaaaattcagaaaaatgctTAGATCCTCAGCTATGGCATGCTTGTGCTGGTGGTATGGTACAAATGCCATCAGTGAACTCTAAGGTGTTCTATTTCCCTCAGGGTCATGCTGAGCATGCCAATGGGAATGTAGACTTTGGGAATCTCCCGATTCCGTCGCTCGTCTTGTGTCGGGTTTCCGCCGTTAGGTTTATGGCGGATCCCGAAACTGATGAGGTTTATGCTAAAATCATGTTGATTCCTTTGAGAGAGAATAgttttggggttgaagatgatGGTTTTGATGGGAATGTTGGGGTGGAGAATCCTGAAAAATCTGCTTCCTTTGCTAAGACATTGACTCAGTCCGATGCTAACAACGGTGGGGGGTTCTCGGTTCCACGGTATTGCGCGGAGACTATATTTCCTAGGTTGGATTATAATGCTGAACCCCCTGTTCAGACTATTCTTGCTAAGGATGTTCATGGTGAGGTTTGGAAATTTAGGCATATATATAGGGGGACGCCTCGTAGACATCTTTTGACGACGGGGTGGAGTAATTTCGTCAACCACAAGAAGCTTGTGGCTGGTGATTCAATTGTGTTTCTTAGAGCTGATAATGGAGATCTTTGTGTGGGGATCCGTAGGGCGAAAAGAGGACTTGGGGGTGGACATGAATTTCCTGGATGGAACTCTGTGAGTGGAACCTCTGGTTCACAAGTTGGGAGTTATTCTCCGTTTTTGACGGAGGGGGAGAGTAAATTGATGAGGAAGGATTGTAATGGGGATCCAAGGGGAAGAATAAGGGCTGACTCCGTGATTGAAGCTGCAAGTCATGCAGCTAGTGGGCAGCCCTTTGAGGTCGTTTACTATCCACGAACTAGCACTCCTGAGTTCTGCGTGAAGGCCTCATCCGTTAGAGCTGCAATGCAAATCCAGTGGTATCCTGGGATGAGGTTCAAAATGCCTTTTGAAACTGAGGACTCTTCACGGATTAgctggttcatgggaacgatatctaCTGCTCAGGTTGTCGATCCCATCCGTTGGCCTAATTCTCCATGGCGACTACTGCAG GTAGCATGGGATGAGCCAGACTTACTCCACAATGTGAAGCGTGTTAGCCCATGGTTGGTTGAATTGGTCACAAACATACCAGCTATTAATCTTAATCCTTTCTCGCCCCCAAGGAAAAAGATGCGGCTTCCACAACACCCAGACATTTCCTTTCTTAACCAAATTCCAATGCCATCATTTTCCAGGAACTCATTCAGATCCAGCAGCCCCATGCGTTGCATTACGGACAACATTCCTGGAGGCATACAGGGAGCCAGGCATGAACCGTTCGGATTATCTTCATCAGATCTCCGCTCCAACAAGCTGCATTCAGGTCTGTTTCCATCTGGTTTTCATCAACTTGATCGTACTGCCCCACCTACTAGACTTTCCGGCAACAACTTTTGTAGCGACAACGCCAACAATACAAATATATCTTCCTTGTTGACAATAGGAAACCCAACCCAGAGTTTGAAACAAAGCAATGATAGCAAGACACCCCATATTGTATTGTTTGGTCAACTCATTTTCTGTGAGCAGCGGGCTTCTCAGAGCTGCTCAGGTGATACGGTTGGAAACAGTTCATCAGATGGGAATACAGAGAAGACTGCTATTTCCTCTGATGGAACTGGATCTGTGTTACATCAAAATGTTCGGGAAAATTCTTCGGATGAAGGGTTTCCTTGGTGCAAAGAGGATCAAAAAACTGATCTAGGATTGGAGACCGGTCATTGCAAAGTGTTTATGGAATCAGAGAATGTAGGTAGAACCCTTGATCTTTCCGTTCTCGGATCATATGAAGAGCTGTATGGGAAGCTGGCCAACATGTTTGGCATAGAAAGTTCAGAGATGCTGAGCAGTGTGCTCTACCGTGATGCTGCCGGTTCAGTTAAACACACTGGAGATGAGCCCTTCAG CGAGTTTATGAAAACAGCAAGGAGGCTAACGATTCTCATGGATTCAAGCAGTGACAACTTAGAAAGATAG